The window GTGATGCCCATGAGGCGGAATCAAAACCTTCCCCACCACTTGCACAACACCATCGCTGGCAATCCCGTCCTGGAAGATCACCTTGGTGAACCCATTCAGCACAATACTgacccaccccttccacctcttgACGTCAACCGCGATTGCCTTGTCGTCCAGCAGCGTCTCCAGATCCACATGCCAATACTTTCCGCCCTCTGCATCTTCCACAGCagccttctcgtccttgtGACTATTGTAAAAGGCATCGCTGTAGAGGGTCTGGTCGACGACAAAGTGGTACTTGAGCAGTGCCTCGAGGTACTTCAACCCGTGCTGggagaacaagaaggcgTTGGCGCGGGGGCCGAGGCGTCGCCAGGCCGAGTTGGTTGGCGCGAAAAGGGTGCCGCCTTTGTGGTCTGGGACGGAGAGTTCGGTCTTTTCCAGAccgagggagaaggtgctgaaggtgttgggcagcAGGGAGATGATCTTCTcctgggaagggggtgggatgaggatgtggtcAATGGCGTGGATGATGCCgtttttggcgaggatgtTGCCGTAGACGATCTTGGAGATGACGTTGACCCTGATGGAGAACAGCAGCCCGGTTGAGATCCTCAGCCGCTGCGGGCGGGAGCCGAGGCTGTCGAGCGACAGattggaggggagggtgtgcTTGTGGTAAAGATCGACCTTGGTGTGCAGGCCGGGGGCGATGTGGTATTTCAACA is drawn from Podospora pseudocomata strain CBS 415.72m chromosome 1 map unlocalized CBS415.72m_1, whole genome shotgun sequence and contains these coding sequences:
- a CDS encoding uncharacterized protein (COG:M; EggNog:ENOG503NY02), which produces MKHLTVFFAATAAALVAPDQAIKLDEQQPAVSPDLVQTWWDSTVSRSAKIFTKIEKGIEKATSEFDGYSFDGFDGFNSDSNLPPLPLHERKPHRGDKTKTIYELIKSNKYTTKFASLLDNDDFSDIKDLLDSTSHNKTLFVPTDKAFERIPHHGDKPPPKEFVLALLKYHIAPGLHTKVDLYHKHTLPSNLSLDSLGSRPQRLRISTGLLFSIRVNVISKIVYGNILAKNGIIHAIDHILIPPPSQEKIISLLPNTFSTFSLGLEKTELSVPDHKGGTLFAPTNSAWRRLGPRANAFLFSQHGLKYLEALLKYHFVVDQTLYSDAFYNSHKDEKAAVEDAEGGKYWHVDLETLLDDKAIAVDVKRWKGWVSIVLNGFTKVIFQDGIASDGVVQVVGKVLIPPHGHHGHAGEDDDKDIEVEELKARLERYVDRDEAGDL